The following coding sequences are from one Paenibacillus tundrae window:
- a CDS encoding ketopantoate reductase family protein, translating into MIIDIIGAGSLGLLYGSKLQAAGHQVRYWTRTSEQASSMKKLGLQIIEPNEAEVLTISGADIQAHCIKSLAETWAHSPGSWLLLMVKQTAMDEIIHDIKSMGKEPLNIICFQNGIGHVAKLQEAMRGATIYNAITTEGAKRVGTEVIRAGEGQTWIGQSDEDSPRYGGQAGENGLISLVHTIQQAGFDCTVSNQIDKLIYRKLIINAVINPLTAVWRIPNGELLLNKERTTIMRQLYDEAITVYRASGITADADLWEQLLNVCQTTASNTSSMLADVLEGRRTEIDSINGQIVILAHQCGLNAPLHEALLHLIKGMHPEGVN; encoded by the coding sequence ATGATTATTGACATTATAGGCGCAGGGTCACTTGGATTATTGTACGGAAGTAAACTACAGGCTGCTGGTCACCAGGTACGTTATTGGACTCGAACTTCTGAGCAAGCATCCAGCATGAAGAAGCTTGGTTTGCAAATTATAGAGCCTAACGAAGCAGAGGTGCTGACCATAAGCGGAGCGGATATTCAGGCCCATTGCATTAAGAGCTTAGCCGAGACATGGGCACATTCACCTGGGAGTTGGTTACTTCTGATGGTGAAGCAGACGGCAATGGATGAGATTATCCATGACATTAAGTCTATGGGTAAGGAACCGCTTAATATCATATGTTTCCAAAATGGAATTGGACATGTGGCAAAATTACAAGAAGCTATGCGAGGAGCTACTATATACAACGCCATCACTACAGAAGGAGCCAAAAGAGTAGGCACCGAGGTAATCCGTGCAGGTGAAGGACAGACTTGGATTGGTCAAAGTGATGAGGATTCACCACGTTATGGAGGACAAGCGGGAGAGAATGGACTAATAAGTTTGGTGCACACTATACAACAGGCAGGATTTGACTGTACAGTGTCGAATCAAATCGATAAGCTGATATATAGGAAGTTGATCATCAATGCAGTCATTAACCCACTTACGGCCGTCTGGCGAATACCGAATGGCGAATTACTTCTAAATAAAGAACGCACCACGATTATGCGCCAGCTTTATGATGAGGCAATCACGGTATACAGAGCAAGCGGAATTACGGCGGATGCAGATCTTTGGGAACAACTGTTGAACGTATGCCAGACGACAGCCTCAAATACCTCTTCTATGCTTGCGGATGTTCTGGAAGGACGTCGTACTGAGATTGATTCCATCAATGGGCAAATCGTAATTTTGGCGCATCAGTGTGGACTGAATGCTCCGTTGCATGAAGCGTTGCTGCATTTAATCAAAGGTATGCATCCGGAAGGAGTGAATTGA
- a CDS encoding DUF2626 domain-containing protein, translating into MARMFRVLGFFTLTIGLMAFAGNLVEMALLFFLQTAFFVILGYLKFTERTYILLFWGYMIVTFTGFSYWTVFQMDLPL; encoded by the coding sequence GTGGCACGCATGTTTCGAGTACTCGGGTTCTTCACACTCACGATTGGCCTGATGGCTTTTGCAGGGAATTTGGTCGAGATGGCCTTGCTTTTTTTCCTGCAGACTGCGTTTTTCGTCATTTTGGGATATCTGAAATTCACCGAAAGAACGTACATATTGCTCTTCTGGGGTTATATGATCGTTACCTTCACGGGGTTCAGTTACTGGACCGTATTCCAAATGGATTTGCCGCTCTAA
- a CDS encoding coiled-coil domain-containing protein encodes MKRRYNIIALLVSTLLFVQLTSTSVYAEPSPEETREILQKSLSIVEIDHEIERITQRQNELDQQQLTLTSQLQEQKEQIHIQQERAGSVVRSYYTGERDSLLMTVLGARSFKDLFILYDYYQIIIGRDQAVLDKFQERYRSMQQTSTRIAQTSQELNELKSNLQNQRERVITLQKEVDGQVAASGNADAIQKLMNELTIYWENIGIYDVKRYFKALASAMQNLPDFIQNQNGGISTTGTSYTIRIGQNELNQFLREQNPIFNDFAFQFEKDRITASGKRDQLELSIEGHYTVENEPQNSIRFHVDKLVFNQLELPDTTRRMLEKEFDLGFYPQKILSFVKATEVSTSEGVLEVKLAISF; translated from the coding sequence GTGAAACGTCGGTATAACATCATTGCTCTACTCGTATCCACCCTACTTTTTGTCCAACTTACATCGACTTCCGTTTATGCCGAGCCCTCTCCTGAGGAAACCCGTGAGATATTGCAAAAAAGCTTGTCCATCGTTGAGATCGACCATGAGATTGAACGGATCACACAAAGACAGAATGAATTGGATCAGCAGCAACTTACGTTGACGAGTCAGCTTCAAGAGCAAAAGGAACAAATACATATTCAACAGGAACGGGCAGGTTCAGTTGTACGATCCTATTATACAGGTGAACGTGACAGCCTCCTCATGACCGTCCTTGGTGCCAGATCATTCAAAGATCTATTTATTCTTTATGATTACTATCAGATTATTATCGGCAGAGACCAGGCGGTATTGGATAAGTTTCAGGAGAGATATAGAAGCATGCAGCAAACGTCAACTCGCATCGCTCAAACGAGCCAAGAGCTCAATGAACTTAAATCTAATTTGCAGAATCAACGGGAGCGTGTAATCACATTACAAAAAGAAGTGGATGGGCAGGTAGCGGCTAGCGGAAATGCAGATGCCATTCAGAAGCTAATGAACGAGCTTACGATCTATTGGGAGAATATCGGAATATACGACGTTAAACGGTATTTCAAAGCTTTGGCATCAGCCATGCAAAATCTACCTGACTTTATTCAAAATCAAAATGGTGGAATTTCTACAACGGGAACATCATACACGATTCGGATCGGACAGAATGAGCTTAATCAATTTTTGCGAGAGCAGAATCCTATTTTTAATGATTTTGCATTTCAATTTGAAAAAGATCGAATCACAGCATCAGGCAAACGTGATCAATTGGAGTTAAGCATTGAAGGTCATTATACGGTGGAGAACGAGCCTCAGAATTCCATTCGATTCCATGTCGATAAGCTGGTATTTAATCAATTGGAGCTGCCTGATACAACACGCCGGATGCTGGAAAAGGAATTCGATCTCGGGTTTTATCCACAGAAAATTCTTTCTTTCGTAAAAGCGACAGAAGTATCTACAAGTGAAGGTGTGCTCGAAGTGAAATTAGCTATTTCATTTTGA
- a CDS encoding ABC transporter permease, which yields MNSQAAVKPQESISLFKDAMYRLAANKAAMISLGVLILVVIFSIIGPTSLFTQYNYYSNDLINSNSPPSAEHWFGTDELGRDVWVRTWVGARVSLTVGLAAALIDLIIGVIYGAIMGFYGGRVDGIMNKFSEILYSLPYMLVVILLLVVLEPSLTTIIIALTITGWISMSWIVRGEIMQLKNRDFILAARSMGASTTRQLFRHLLPNAIGPILVTLTLSIPNAIFAEAFLSFLGLGVSAPRSSLGSMINDALTGWTLFPWRMWFPAGLMVITMLAFNLLGDGLRDALDPKLRK from the coding sequence CTGAACAGTCAGGCAGCGGTTAAGCCGCAAGAAAGCATATCTCTTTTTAAAGATGCTATGTATAGACTTGCAGCGAACAAAGCCGCAATGATCAGTCTAGGTGTCTTAATTCTTGTCGTGATTTTCTCTATAATCGGTCCAACTTCATTGTTTACTCAGTACAATTACTATTCCAACGATCTGATCAATTCTAACTCACCACCAAGTGCGGAACACTGGTTCGGAACGGACGAGCTTGGTCGTGATGTATGGGTAAGAACATGGGTCGGTGCACGTGTATCCCTTACTGTAGGTTTGGCCGCAGCTTTGATTGACCTTATTATCGGTGTTATTTATGGGGCAATCATGGGCTTCTACGGTGGACGTGTAGATGGAATTATGAACAAGTTTTCCGAAATTCTTTACTCTTTGCCTTACATGCTCGTAGTAATCTTGTTGTTGGTTGTATTGGAACCAAGTTTGACTACCATTATCATTGCACTCACCATTACGGGCTGGATCAGTATGTCATGGATTGTCCGTGGAGAGATTATGCAACTCAAAAACAGAGACTTTATTCTCGCGGCACGTTCGATGGGTGCAAGCACAACTCGTCAATTGTTCCGTCATTTGCTGCCTAACGCAATCGGTCCAATTCTCGTAACATTGACATTGTCCATTCCAAATGCAATCTTTGCTGAAGCTTTCTTGAGCTTCCTCGGACTAGGTGTATCTGCACCGAGATCTTCACTAGGTTCAATGATCAATGATGCCTTGACAGGTTGGACACTGTTTCCATGGCGGATGTGGTTCCCAGCAGGTTTGATGGTTATCACAATGCTAGCATTTAACTTGCTCGGTGACGGTCTGCGTGATGCACTCGATCCGAAATTACGTAAATAG
- a CDS encoding peptide ABC transporter substrate-binding protein, with translation MKRKSLLVLLTLILAFGTVLAACGSKNEGTGNNTDTGSASESNGLAKDQVLKINLTAEPPTLDPAQAKDSQTNTVLKFLYEGLVRIDADGKEQAGVATDWKISEDGLKYVFNLNPEAKWSNGDAITAEDFVRSWERALKPETASPYAYQLYYIKGAEGYNRSSDETFEGTKVTDFAQVGVKATDEHTLEVTLENPTPYFLGLTAFYTYYPVHQSADTNDKFFTDYKNMIVNGPFTMDTYAKGQKIVVKKNDGYHAASDIKLTQIDMSLTSSSASELQAYKSGQLDYTGAPNGEIPTDQIPSVKAELPDEFKATGIASTYYYQFNVNEAPFNNVKIRKAFAMSINRQPIVDKVTQGGQIPAFGFVPPGIRGENGEFRDEHKDDYFTENVEEAKKLLEEGMKEEGYTTLPAITLIYNTSDNHQKIALAVADMWKNNLGVDVKTENQEWGVFLDNRQNQNFQVARAGWSADYNDPYNFLEMWTTGNTNNDSKFSNAQYDKDVKDTVKSADPAARMAAFADAEKILIQDEMAVMPIYYYTNVSLTKPYLKGVQLDFSGAIDFTRAYLEEK, from the coding sequence ATGAAAAGGAAAAGTCTATTAGTCCTTTTGACGCTGATCTTGGCGTTCGGTACCGTACTTGCAGCGTGCGGATCGAAAAATGAAGGCACAGGTAACAACACCGATACTGGTTCTGCAAGCGAAAGTAATGGTCTTGCGAAAGATCAAGTGCTGAAAATTAACCTGACAGCTGAACCTCCTACGTTGGACCCGGCTCAAGCAAAAGACAGCCAAACCAACACAGTTCTGAAATTCTTGTATGAAGGTCTTGTACGCATCGATGCTGATGGTAAAGAACAAGCTGGCGTTGCAACTGACTGGAAAATTTCTGAAGATGGATTGAAATATGTTTTCAACCTGAATCCAGAAGCAAAATGGAGCAACGGTGATGCAATCACTGCTGAAGACTTTGTTCGTTCTTGGGAGCGTGCATTGAAACCAGAAACTGCTTCTCCTTATGCTTACCAATTGTATTACATCAAAGGCGCTGAAGGTTACAACCGCAGCTCTGATGAAACATTCGAAGGTACTAAAGTTACAGACTTCGCACAAGTAGGTGTTAAAGCAACAGACGAGCATACGCTTGAAGTTACTTTGGAAAACCCTACACCTTACTTCTTGGGTCTGACAGCATTCTACACGTACTACCCAGTACACCAGTCTGCTGATACAAATGACAAATTCTTCACAGATTACAAAAACATGATCGTTAACGGACCATTCACTATGGATACGTACGCTAAAGGTCAAAAAATCGTAGTTAAGAAAAATGATGGCTACCATGCAGCATCTGATATTAAATTGACTCAAATCGATATGTCCTTGACAAGCAGCAGTGCTTCTGAACTGCAAGCTTACAAATCCGGACAATTGGATTACACTGGTGCACCTAACGGTGAGATCCCAACTGACCAAATTCCTTCTGTAAAAGCAGAATTGCCAGATGAGTTCAAAGCTACTGGTATCGCAAGTACGTACTACTACCAATTTAACGTAAATGAAGCTCCATTTAACAACGTTAAAATCCGTAAAGCATTTGCAATGTCTATTAACCGTCAACCAATCGTTGACAAAGTAACTCAAGGTGGACAAATTCCAGCATTCGGTTTCGTACCTCCAGGTATCCGTGGTGAAAACGGCGAGTTCCGTGATGAGCACAAAGATGACTACTTCACTGAAAATGTAGAAGAAGCTAAAAAATTGCTTGAAGAAGGTATGAAAGAAGAAGGTTACACTACGTTGCCTGCAATCACTTTGATCTACAACACAAGTGACAACCATCAGAAGATTGCTCTTGCAGTTGCTGATATGTGGAAGAATAATCTTGGCGTTGACGTGAAAACTGAAAACCAAGAGTGGGGCGTATTCCTCGATAATCGTCAAAACCAAAACTTCCAAGTTGCTCGTGCAGGTTGGTCTGCAGACTATAATGACCCGTACAACTTCTTGGAAATGTGGACTACTGGAAACACAAACAACGATTCCAAGTTCAGCAATGCTCAGTATGACAAAGATGTTAAAGACACTGTAAAATCTGCTGATCCAGCTGCTCGTATGGCTGCTTTCGCTGACGCTGAAAAAATCCTGATTCAAGATGAAATGGCTGTTATGCCAATCTACTACTACACTAACGTATCTTTGACTAAGCCTTACCTGAAAGGCGTACAACTTGATTTCAGTGGAGCAATTGACTTCACTCGTGCATATCTGGAAGAGAAATAA
- a CDS encoding ABC transporter ATP-binding protein — protein MEPILTVKDLSVSFTTRSGEFDAVKNVSFELGKGETLGIVGESGSGKSVTAQTIMKLIPSPPSKVKSGEITFHGQSLLNKTDKQMEAIRGKDIGMIFQDPMTSLNPTIKIGKQITEVLRKHQNMSKKEAEKRALEMLELVGIKNAAIRMNHYPHQFSGGMRQRAMIAIALACRPSLLIADEPTTALDVTIQAQILDVMKDMQQKLGTSIMLITHDLGVVAGMCDRVVVMKEGEVVETGTTAEIFSNPQHPYTIKLLNALPRLDEPKKEKPAPAGIIKGANKPLVQVKNLKQYFNLGKGNILKAVNDVSFDIFEGETLGVVGESGCGKSTTGRTILRLYEPTGGSVNFNGTDIYKLSPRKMKEMRKDMQMIFQDPYASLNPRFNVMDIIGESLDIHGLASSRAERKKRVEELLDLVGLNPSHALRYPHEFSGGQRQRIGIARALAVDPKFIICDEPLSALDVSIQAQVVKLLEELQQRLGLTYLFIAHDLSMVKHISDRVAVMYMGKVVELAESEELYANPIHPYTKTLLSAIPVPDPEVEANKRRILLPDEQAGPIQNAGSGPVNDPYNLENAQLIEVSKGHWVSEPYV, from the coding sequence ATGGAGCCGATTTTAACAGTCAAAGATTTGAGCGTGTCCTTTACGACACGTTCTGGAGAATTTGATGCCGTTAAAAATGTAAGTTTTGAACTTGGCAAAGGAGAGACGTTGGGGATCGTTGGTGAATCGGGTAGTGGTAAGAGTGTTACCGCCCAAACGATCATGAAGTTGATTCCCTCCCCGCCTTCGAAGGTCAAAAGTGGAGAAATTACTTTTCACGGGCAAAGCCTGTTAAATAAAACAGACAAACAAATGGAAGCCATTCGTGGTAAAGATATCGGTATGATCTTCCAAGATCCAATGACTTCATTGAATCCTACAATTAAAATAGGTAAACAGATCACTGAAGTTCTGCGTAAGCACCAGAATATGTCCAAGAAAGAAGCAGAAAAACGCGCCCTGGAAATGTTGGAGCTCGTGGGAATCAAAAATGCGGCTATTCGCATGAATCATTATCCACACCAATTCTCTGGTGGTATGCGTCAACGTGCGATGATCGCGATCGCGCTGGCGTGCCGTCCATCTCTTCTTATCGCGGATGAGCCAACAACAGCACTCGACGTAACGATTCAGGCGCAGATTCTGGACGTTATGAAGGATATGCAACAAAAGCTCGGAACATCGATCATGCTGATTACCCATGACCTTGGTGTAGTTGCTGGTATGTGTGACCGTGTCGTAGTTATGAAGGAAGGCGAAGTGGTTGAGACAGGAACAACTGCCGAAATCTTTAGCAATCCTCAACATCCATACACGATCAAGTTGTTGAACGCTCTACCACGCTTGGATGAGCCTAAGAAAGAAAAACCTGCACCGGCTGGTATTATCAAAGGTGCCAACAAGCCGCTAGTTCAAGTGAAGAACTTGAAACAATACTTCAATTTGGGTAAAGGTAACATTCTTAAGGCGGTTAATGATGTTAGCTTTGATATTTTTGAAGGCGAAACACTTGGTGTTGTAGGCGAATCTGGTTGTGGTAAATCTACAACAGGTCGTACTATTCTGCGCCTTTATGAACCAACTGGCGGAAGTGTTAACTTTAACGGAACAGATATCTACAAGCTGTCTCCGCGTAAGATGAAAGAAATGCGTAAAGATATGCAGATGATCTTCCAAGATCCATATGCATCCTTGAACCCTCGTTTTAACGTTATGGATATTATCGGTGAATCCCTAGATATCCACGGTTTGGCTTCCAGCCGGGCTGAGCGTAAAAAACGGGTTGAAGAGCTGCTTGATCTGGTAGGCTTGAATCCTAGCCATGCGCTTCGTTACCCACATGAATTCTCTGGTGGTCAAAGACAACGGATCGGGATTGCCCGTGCCTTGGCTGTAGACCCTAAATTCATCATCTGTGACGAGCCATTGTCTGCATTGGATGTATCGATCCAAGCACAAGTCGTTAAACTGTTGGAAGAGCTCCAACAACGTCTTGGCTTGACATATCTCTTTATTGCGCATGACTTGTCCATGGTTAAACATATCAGTGACCGCGTAGCGGTTATGTATATGGGTAAAGTGGTTGAGCTTGCTGAAAGTGAAGAGCTATATGCTAATCCGATCCATCCATACACGAAAACGTTGCTGTCAGCAATTCCGGTACCTGATCCGGAAGTTGAAGCAAACAAACGTCGTATTTTGTTGCCGGATGAGCAAGCTGGCCCAATCCAGAATGCAGGTAGTGGCCCTGTAAACGATCCTTATAACCTGGAAAATGCTCAATTAATTGAAGTTTCCAAAGGTCATTGGGTTTCAGAGCCTTACGTATAA
- a CDS encoding ABC transporter permease — protein MVKYVLKKLLFMLLSLFILASATFFLMKAIPGDPFTSEKKVTPEIRALLEVKYGLDKPMFVQYLKYMGGIIQGDFGVSMKYLNQEVTDMITQTFTASLKLGVFAIIISVIVGVLLGLIAAVYHRKLIDDVTMVLAVIGIAVPSFLLASLLQYIFASKLGWFNVMGFDGPLDYVLPVAALSASPIAFIARLTRSSMLEVLHADYIKTAKAKGLKWPAIMFRHVVRNGILPVVTYVGPMTANIITGSVVIEQIFNIGGIGKVFVESITNRDYTMIMGITIFYGILLMLARFFTDIAYVLIDPRIKLESRKGA, from the coding sequence TTGGTTAAGTACGTGCTGAAAAAACTGCTATTTATGCTGCTATCGCTTTTCATACTCGCATCAGCAACCTTCTTCCTAATGAAGGCCATTCCGGGTGACCCTTTTACATCCGAGAAAAAAGTAACGCCTGAAATTCGGGCACTACTAGAAGTGAAGTATGGATTAGACAAGCCTATGTTTGTTCAATATCTGAAGTACATGGGTGGAATTATTCAAGGGGATTTCGGGGTTTCTATGAAATACCTGAACCAAGAAGTAACCGACATGATTACTCAAACGTTTACAGCGTCACTTAAACTGGGTGTCTTCGCAATTATTATCTCCGTTATAGTGGGTGTACTGCTTGGTCTGATCGCAGCAGTGTATCACCGTAAACTCATTGATGATGTCACGATGGTGCTTGCTGTTATCGGGATCGCGGTACCAAGCTTCTTGTTAGCGTCCCTATTGCAATACATTTTTGCATCCAAACTCGGATGGTTTAACGTAATGGGCTTCGACGGACCACTCGACTATGTGCTCCCGGTTGCAGCTCTATCTGCATCTCCGATCGCCTTTATCGCTCGTTTGACGCGTTCAAGCATGCTGGAAGTACTTCATGCTGACTATATCAAAACAGCGAAAGCTAAAGGTCTGAAATGGCCTGCAATTATGTTCAGACATGTTGTACGTAATGGTATTCTTCCTGTTGTGACTTATGTTGGTCCAATGACAGCAAATATTATTACAGGTTCCGTAGTTATTGAACAAATCTTTAACATTGGTGGTATTGGTAAAGTATTCGTAGAAAGTATCACAAACCGTGATTACACAATGATCATGGGGATTACGATCTTCTACGGTATTCTCCTGATGTTGGCACGTTTCTTCACAGATATTGCTTACGTGCTAATTGATCCTAGAATTAAGCTGGAAAGCCGGAAGGGGGCATAA
- a CDS encoding DUF3397 domain-containing protein has translation MSFFITLSILPFFPFIIVYWVMYAWKKDKRVAVRKAMDVTTLFLIFSVSALFNLTFETNFGFSLTLIFILIALGLVGGAQNRLKGKVNGGRMFRAVWRMAFVMMSFGYVLFTIFGLFRYFMKQM, from the coding sequence ATGAGCTTTTTTATCACGTTGAGTATATTGCCCTTCTTTCCTTTCATTATTGTATATTGGGTTATGTATGCTTGGAAAAAGGATAAACGGGTTGCGGTTCGAAAAGCTATGGATGTTACAACGCTATTTCTAATTTTCTCTGTATCTGCGTTATTCAACTTAACATTTGAGACGAATTTTGGTTTTTCTTTGACGCTTATTTTCATACTAATAGCACTTGGATTGGTAGGAGGAGCGCAAAATCGACTAAAAGGTAAAGTGAATGGGGGACGAATGTTCCGGGCAGTTTGGCGTATGGCATTTGTAATGATGAGTTTTGGATATGTTTTGTTTACTATATTTGGACTATTTAGATATTTCATGAAACAGATGTGA
- a CDS encoding RsfA family transcriptional regulator → MTAVRQDAWSTEDDLILAEVTLRHIRDGSTQLAAFEEVGDKIGRTSAACGFRWNSFVRKKYESAISNAKAQRQKRSYLRKQPALLGPQVAALSTLETEESLYKSDGILEETLSIDAVIRFLRQWRGTVQENGRQLKMLEKELREKEDELHELRCENDRLSKQVNEVQTDYRVVNDDYKALIQIMDRARRLAFLSEEEEELKTRFKMDANGNLERIE, encoded by the coding sequence ATGACTGCAGTGAGACAGGATGCTTGGAGTACAGAGGACGATTTGATTTTGGCTGAGGTTACATTACGTCATATTCGGGATGGAAGCACGCAGCTCGCTGCATTTGAGGAAGTAGGCGATAAAATTGGCAGAACGTCTGCCGCTTGCGGATTTCGCTGGAACAGCTTTGTGCGGAAAAAGTATGAATCTGCGATCAGCAATGCCAAAGCACAACGCCAAAAACGTAGTTATCTTAGAAAACAACCTGCATTGCTTGGGCCGCAAGTGGCTGCACTCTCTACATTAGAGACGGAAGAAAGCTTGTATAAGTCAGATGGAATCTTGGAAGAGACTCTCTCCATCGATGCTGTGATCCGTTTCTTACGTCAATGGAGAGGAACAGTACAAGAAAACGGACGTCAGCTCAAAATGCTGGAAAAAGAATTACGAGAAAAAGAAGACGAACTTCATGAGCTTCGTTGTGAGAATGATCGTTTATCGAAGCAAGTGAATGAAGTTCAAACCGATTACCGTGTAGTGAACGACGATTACAAGGCATTGATTCAGATTATGGATCGTGCAAGAAGACTTGCATTTTTGTCAGAGGAAGAAGAAGAGCTCAAAACACGGTTTAAAATGGATGCTAACGGAAATCTGGAGCGAATTGAGTAG